One stretch of Patagioenas fasciata isolate bPatFas1 chromosome 9, bPatFas1.hap1, whole genome shotgun sequence DNA includes these proteins:
- the NMUR1 gene encoding neuromedin-U receptor 1, producing the protein MNPYGNCSGPEFPLPQQDFPVEPISPDLCNRTHPETLFDPKDANLTEEQLRDKYLGPRRSSFFVPVCVIYLLIFVVGAVGNTLTCIVILRHRFMRTPTNYYLFSLAVSDLLVLLLGMPLELYDMWSNYPFLLGASGCYFKTLLFEAVCFASILNVTALSVERYIAVVHPLKAKYVVTRNHAKKVIVTIWILSVICSIPNTSLHGLQPLYVPGRGRVPDSEICTLVKPRLTYNLIIQITTIVFFFLPMGTISVLYLLIGLQLKKEKMLEALGAKSSSGQDRHNARGQKKVKRRQVTKMLFVLVVVFGICWAPFHTDRLVWSFISTWTSHMLHMFQYVHIISGVFFYLSSAANPILYNLMSTRFREMFKEVMCHPSHRLPQSWKYSPSVTRATTRSTECEPMPSTNGLPLSDAEEYELEEVEGGQATTHATSLC; encoded by the exons ATGAATCCCTACGGCAACTGCTCCGGCCCAGAGTTCCCCCTGCCCCAGCAAGACTTTCCTGTGGAGCCCATCAGCCCTGATCTCTGCAACAGGACTCACCCAGAGACCTTGTTTGACCCCAAGGATGCCAACCTGACAGAGGAGCAGCTGCGGGATAAGTACTTGGGACCTCGGCGGTCCAGTTTCTTTGTCCCTGTTTGTGTCATCTACCTGCTGATCTTTGTggtgggggctgtgggcaacACGCTCACCTGCATCGTCATCCTCCGGCACCGGTTCATGAGGACGCCCACCAACTACTATCTGTTCAGCCTGGCGGTGTCTgatctgctggtgctgctgctggggatgccGCTGGAGCTGTACGACATGTGGAGCAACTACCCCTTCCTGCTGGGTGCCAGCGGCTGCTATTTCAAGACATTGCTCTTTGAGGCCGTTTGCTTTGCCTCCATCCTCAACGTCACGGCCCTGAGCGTGGAGCGCTACATCGCTGTGGTGCACCCACTCAAGGCCAAGTACGTGGTGACCAGGAATCATGCCAAGAAGGTTATTGTCACCATCTGGATCTTGTCGGTTATATGCTCCATCCCCAACACCagcctccatgggctgcagcctCTCTATGTGCCTGGCCGAGGGCGAGTGCCCGATTCAGAGATCTGTACTCTGGTGAAGCCGCGCTTGACCTACAACCTCATCATCCAGATCACCACCATTGTCTTCTTCTTCCTTCCCATGGGGACCATCAGTGTCCTCTACCTGCTCATCGGCCTGCAGCTCAAGAAAGAAAAGATGCTGGAGGCCTTGGGAGCCAAGTCTAGCAGTGGCCAAGACCGCCACAATGCCCGGGGGCAGAAGAAAGTCAAGAGGAGGCAGGTCACAAAGATGCTGT TTGtgctggtggtggtgtttgggatCTGCTGGGCCCCCTTTCACACCGACCGCCTCGTCTGGAGCTTCATCTCCACCTGGACCAGCCACATGCTCCACATGTTCCAGTACGTCCACATCATCTCAGGTGTCTTCTTCTACCTGAGCTCGGCCGCCAACCCCATCCTCTACAACCTGATGTCCACCCGCTTTCGGGAGATGTTCAAGGAGGTGATGTGCCACCCCAGCCACCGCCTGCCACAGTCATGGAAATActcacccagtgtcacccgcgCCACCACCCGCAGCACCGAGTGCGAGCCCATGCCCAGCACCAACGGGCTGCCCCTCTCCGACGCTGAGGAGTACGAgctggaggaggtggaggggggcCAGGCCACCACCCACGCAACGTCCCTCTGCTGA